The Salvelinus fontinalis isolate EN_2023a chromosome 31, ASM2944872v1, whole genome shotgun sequence genome has a window encoding:
- the LOC129829727 gene encoding nck-associated protein 5-like isoform X2, protein MSDETEPRMCDENLESDEGDVEDYLEEEENSGELMDRLRELEAENSALLLANESQREAYERCLDEVANHVVQALLNQKDLREECIKLKMHVFDLERQNRVLCELFQQKLPNQSSSQDQVQPGPLPVYNTQLLHNVSDKQVGSQSQSDAQAKGNGFHRTLPQAPVTPPRGPAASMDALSPFFKKKAHILEVLRKMEETDPLKFHPSAGSITFCDYSQVLMSTEAVLAAGDLCKKHQTLCSCSDSDMQQQQHMNGEGQLCPTHLKKSTDSPVKCNYVCGSPAKLNSTPNNVKGTSTTAAISECHIKSTSVEKQQTMNDHQQPAGPNSFLSITVVDQTSPANQGPEAGLKTGQVQDTEKESRLKGKSDEDGSLFTSQLPVPGVKDNPQLAYCELETNGFLFSSNDSDNVLSDVVIPEKDSGPAEEGDFSGRINVALSPIPSSCLSDVKAATINSPSRVLKFLKIPTMAERTQAGASPVRLSPQLTRTSKIPCRTNNYEVYHSPVPSRRAATTERTRQPPPPPARSESYPATTHSASAPTSPPQPEHACSPPAKELCYSSLLAPKTSNGVPDPLAPGTSQTPRASLQKVPYYENMLELSTSAQVEESKVPENVNKSSFSHTITGSDRKQRNSLLQKDNVLSLQQQHLSPASDSSSSSSSSSSSSDQDGNTESPVWHGHHSLPNPSAFRAAQSQGIPAHYASIKDRGSQDQDTREATIQNCDLSQSQPPVLPAKRHDPSSIPKRPSGVAGPGRQPTESSHTFKDRLAALGKLRSSEDLQVNVLLPADKPEPQSEESIVYFNDDRNKTEESPVDGNLEEQRHSKYTDSLDGKLKGIPGSVALNFPGGCQSYDSAAKSVFGSSVAKAELETLSSRVGVAKTDSPKGKLGLPSPNTDTPIVLRNNMKCPASLNLSYHGKQPAPSIPYSTSSPSKVPPKSPSKPCQGLAPSAGTGRPTLEAPALVPRYSSNSEDRSKLNANKRNTPVHGDSLPPPLPMPMSEPQQQEEKRHLVPIVSSPTLGPTSAIEEKVMKGIEENMLKLAEQDRGQVTEVKLKASNGIASWFGLKKSKLPALSRKPDIPPKVKDEKKGGEWRLNIPSKMAGSKSKGEGVGVESLNISMLMEKAEGLRRALEEERAYVNGVGGVGMDRSGRGHSCEVVMDQSQGQLAVMYRGARSDNFMQQLLNRVDGKDFSGISVAQRRLSFDCKTSRPFSRHTPSGEDMQKGSEHLISNVPSDENLADPVHSHHFAASGASTYTLDSGIGTFPLPNYCSGTPGRNLSKVRGAGAEHGSSGSPGRAGRRARTLDREPSSMEQCYTSHRELTAPVMYGSVLEGKGMPRQTAGVIHEDTEAYEAHMLSPRSKTWTFPNLKTPAGPTEMYLAVEEEVETAPYGSPFRGKACGTSGSRNIDPSSLPVPAQTGLSRRGKIHSTPSAPEMSLGQETGLELVRERPEEALSPSRPQVLETPESLSDSLYDSLSSCGSQG, encoded by the exons ATGTCTGATGAGACAGAACCGAGGATGTGTGATGAAAACCTGGAGTCAGACGAGGGAGATGTTGAGGACtacctggaggaagaggagaacagcGGAGAACTGATGGACCGACTCAGAGAGCTGGAG GCAGAAAACTCAGCTCTTTTGTTGGCCAATGAGAGTCAAAGAGAAGCATATGAGAGATGTCTGGATGAGGTGGCCAACCATGTGGTCCAAGCCCTCCTCAACCAAAAG GATCTGCGAGAGGAGTGCATCAAGCTGAAGATGCATGTGTttgacctggagagacagaacagagtgTTGTGTGAGCTCTTCCAACAGAAGCTACCCAACCAGTCAAGCTCTCAGGACCAG GTGCAGCCAGGACCCCTCCCAGTATACAATACACAGCTGCTGCACAATGTCTCTGACAAGCAGGTGGGGTCACAGTCACAGAGCGACGCACAAGCCAAG GGAAATGGGTTTCACCGCACACTGCCACAGGCCCCAGTAACTCCCCCCAGAGGCCCAGCCGCATCCATGGATGCCCTGTCCCCATTCTTCAAGAAGAAAGCACACATTCTGGAGGTCCTTCGAAAGATGGAGGAGACAGACCCCCTCAAGTTCCACCCCTCTGCAGGCAGCATCACCTTCTGTGACTACAGCCAGGTCCTGATGTCCACAGAGGCTGTCCTGGCTGCTGGAGACCTATGTAAGAAGCACCAGACACTCTGCTCCTGCTCAGATTCCGACATGCAACAACAGCAGCACATGAATGGTGAAGGGCAGTTATGTCCTACGCACCTCAAAAAGAGCACAGACAGTCCAGTCAAATGTAACTATGTTTGTGGTAGTCCTGCAAAGCTCAACTCGACCCCGAACAATGTCAAAGGCACATCCACCACAGCTGCTATCAGTGAATGCCACATCAAGAGCACATCAGTGGAGAAACAACAGACAATGAATGACCACCAGCAACCAGCAGGTCCTAACTCTTTCTTGTCAATCACAGTTGTAGATCAGACTAGTCCAGCCAATCAGGGCCCAGAGGCTGGATTAAAGACTGGGCAGGTCCaggacacagagaaggagagccgtCTTAAAGGGAAGTCTGATGAGGATGGTAGTTTGTTTACCTCCCAGCTGCCTGTCCCTGGAGTGAAGGACAACCCTCAGCTAGCATACTGTGAGCTGGAAACCAATGGGTTTCTCTTCTCTTCCAATGACAGTGATAACGTGTTGAGTGATGTAGTTATTCCAGAGAAAGACAGTGGCCCAGCAGAGGAGGGGGATTTCTCTGGGAGAATCAACGTTGCCCTCAGCCCCATCCCTTCATCATGTCTCAGCGACGTCAAAGCCGCTACCATCAATTCCCCGTCCAGGGTCCTCAAGTTCCTAAAGATCCCTACAATGGCAGAGAGAACCCAGGCAGGGGCCAGCCCTGTCCGTCTGAGCCCCCAGCTCACCCGCACGTCGAAGATCCCCTGTCGCACTAACAACTATGAGGTGTACCACTCCCCTGTCCCCTCACGCAGAGCCGCCACCACAGAAAGGACCAGgcaacctcctcctccacccgcCAGATCCGAGTCCTACCCAGCCACTACGCACTCAGCCTCAGCCCCCACCTCCCCGCCTCAGCCTGAGCATGCCTGCTCCCCTCCAGCCAAGGAGCTTTGCTACAGCAGCCTCTTGGCCCCCAAGACCAGCAATGGTGTCCCCGATCCACTGGCCCCTGGCACTTCGCAAACACCCAGGGCCTCTTTGCAGAAGGTCCCGTACTACGAAAACATGTTGGAACTTTCCACCTCGGCTCAGGTAGAAGAATCCAAGGTCCCAGAGAATGTAAACAAATCATCTTTCTCTCATACCATAACAGGAAGTGACAGGAAGCAAAGGAATTCACTACTACAGAAAGACAATGTCCTGAGTCTCCAGCAGCAGCATTTGTCCCCTGCTTCggactcctcatcctcttcctcatcctcctcatcttcGTCCGATCAGGATGGCAACACAGAGAGCCCAGTCTGGCACGGCCACCACAGTCTGCCCAACCCCTCTGCCTTCAGAGCAGCTCAGTCTCAGGGCATCCCAGCTCACTACGCCAGCATTAAAGACAGAGGATCACAGGACCAGGATACTAGAGAGGCCACAATACAGAACTGTGATCTCTCCCAGTCCCAGCCTCCAGTTCTCCCAGCCAAGAGACATGATCCCTCGTCCATTCCCAAGAGGCCTTCTGGGGTAGCAGGGCCAGGGAGGCAGCCAACCGAGTCTAGTCACACATTCAAAGACAGGCTGGCTGCACTTGGCAAGCTGAGGAGCTCAGAGGATTTACAAGTCAATGTGCTCCTGCCAGCAGACAAGCCAGAGCCTCAGAGTGAGGAGAGTATAGTCTATTTTAACGATGACAGGAATAAGACCGAGGAGAGCCCTGTGGATGGTAATTTAGAGGAGCAGAGACACTCGAAATATACAGACTCTCTGGACGGTAAGCTTAAAGGTATTCCTGGTAGCGTTGCTTTGAATTTCCCTGGTGGCTGTCAGTCCTACGATTCAGCAGCTAAGTCTGTCTTTGGCTCTTCAGTCGCCAAGGCAGAACTGgagacgctctcatccagagtGGGTGTGGCTAAGACGGACAGCCCCAAAGGTAAACTGGGCCTCCCGTCGCCAAACACTGACACTCCCATAGTTTTACGCAACAACATGAAATGCCCGGCTTCTCTGAACCTGTCTTACCATGGTAAACAACCTGCACCCAGCATCCCTTACAGCACCAGCAGCCCCAGCAAGGTCCCTCCTAAGTCCCCGTCTAAACCATGCCAGGGCCTGGCTCCCTCAGCTGGAACTGGGAGGCCCACCCTGGAGGCCCCAGCCCTGGTTCCCCGGTACTCCTCCAATTCAGAGGACAGGAGCAAACTCAACGCAAACAAGAGAAACACCCCAGTGCACGGTGACAGCCTTCCTCCCCCACTCCCAATGCCAATGTCAGAACCACAGCagcaggaggagaagagacacctTGTCCCTATTGTCTCCAGCCCCACACTTGGCCCCACGTCAGCCATTGAGGAGAAGGTGATGAAGGGTATCGAGGAGAACATGCTGAAGctggcagaacaggacagaggacag GTTACTGAGGTCAAACTGAAGGCCTCTAATGGGATCGCCAGCTGGTTTGGCCTGAAGAAGAGCAAACTCCCAGCTCTCAGCCGCAAACCAGACATACCACCTAAGGTCAAAGACGAGAAGAAAGGTGGAGAGTGGAGGCTGAATATCCCTTCCAAAATGGCGGGGTCTAAGTCtaaaggagagggggtgggggtggagagCCTAAATATCTCGATGCTGATGGAGAAGGCGGAGGGTCTGAGGAGAgctctggaggaggagagggcctACGTGAACGGGGTTGGGGGGGTCGGGATGGACCGATCTGGAAGGGGCCACTCCTGTGAGGTGGTGATGGACCAATCACAGGGCCAACTGGCTGTGATGTACAGGGGAGCGCGCTCAGACAACTTCATGCAGCAGCTACTGAACAG GGTGGATGGGAAGGACTTCAGTGGCATCAGTGTGGCTCAGAGACGCCTCTCCTTTGACTGTAAGACCTCCAGACCGTTCAGCAGACACACCCCCAGCGGGGAGGACATGCAGAAG GGTTCAGAACATCTGATCAGCAACGTCCCCTCAGATGAGAATTTAGCTGACCCAGTTCACTCTCATCACTTCGCAG cTTCTGGTGCTTCCACCTACACCCTGGACAGTGGTATTGGCACCTTCCCTCTGCCTAACTACTGTAGTGGTACGCCTGGGAGAAACCTGTCTAAGGTGAGGGGGGCTGGAGCTGAGCATGGCTCCTCTGGTTCTCCTGGCCGGGCAGGGAGGAGGGCTAGGACCCTGGACAGAGAGCCCTCATCCATGGAGCAGTGCTATACATCTCACAGAGAGTTGACTGCCCCGGTAATGTACGGGTCTGTACTGGAGGGGAAAGGCATGCCCAGGCAAACAGCTGGGGTCATTCATGAAG ACACAGAAGCCTATGAAGCTCACATGCTGTCCCCCCGCTCCAAGACCTGGACCTTCCCCAACCTGAAGACCCCTGCAGGGCCCACTGAGATGTACCTGGCCGTGGAAGAAGAGGTGGAGACGGCCCCCTATGGATCCCCattcagaggg AAGGCCTGTGGTACATCTGGATCTCGTAACATAGACCCCAGCAGTCTGCCGGTGCCGGCCCAGACAGGGCTGAGCCGACGGGGGAAGATCCACAGTACGCCCAGTGCCCCAGAGATGAGCCTTGGCCAGGAGACGGGCCTGGAGCTGGTGAGGGAGAGGCCTGAGGAGGCCCTCTCCCCTAGCCGCCCCCAGGTCCTAGAGACCCCCGAGTCCCTCAGTGACTCTCTCTACGACAGCCTCTCTTCCTGTGGCAGCCAAGGATGA
- the LOC129829727 gene encoding nck-associated protein 5-like isoform X1: MLGYEARTMSDETEPRMCDENLESDEGDVEDYLEEEENSGELMDRLRELEAENSALLLANESQREAYERCLDEVANHVVQALLNQKDLREECIKLKMHVFDLERQNRVLCELFQQKLPNQSSSQDQVQPGPLPVYNTQLLHNVSDKQVGSQSQSDAQAKGNGFHRTLPQAPVTPPRGPAASMDALSPFFKKKAHILEVLRKMEETDPLKFHPSAGSITFCDYSQVLMSTEAVLAAGDLCKKHQTLCSCSDSDMQQQQHMNGEGQLCPTHLKKSTDSPVKCNYVCGSPAKLNSTPNNVKGTSTTAAISECHIKSTSVEKQQTMNDHQQPAGPNSFLSITVVDQTSPANQGPEAGLKTGQVQDTEKESRLKGKSDEDGSLFTSQLPVPGVKDNPQLAYCELETNGFLFSSNDSDNVLSDVVIPEKDSGPAEEGDFSGRINVALSPIPSSCLSDVKAATINSPSRVLKFLKIPTMAERTQAGASPVRLSPQLTRTSKIPCRTNNYEVYHSPVPSRRAATTERTRQPPPPPARSESYPATTHSASAPTSPPQPEHACSPPAKELCYSSLLAPKTSNGVPDPLAPGTSQTPRASLQKVPYYENMLELSTSAQVEESKVPENVNKSSFSHTITGSDRKQRNSLLQKDNVLSLQQQHLSPASDSSSSSSSSSSSSDQDGNTESPVWHGHHSLPNPSAFRAAQSQGIPAHYASIKDRGSQDQDTREATIQNCDLSQSQPPVLPAKRHDPSSIPKRPSGVAGPGRQPTESSHTFKDRLAALGKLRSSEDLQVNVLLPADKPEPQSEESIVYFNDDRNKTEESPVDGNLEEQRHSKYTDSLDGKLKGIPGSVALNFPGGCQSYDSAAKSVFGSSVAKAELETLSSRVGVAKTDSPKGKLGLPSPNTDTPIVLRNNMKCPASLNLSYHGKQPAPSIPYSTSSPSKVPPKSPSKPCQGLAPSAGTGRPTLEAPALVPRYSSNSEDRSKLNANKRNTPVHGDSLPPPLPMPMSEPQQQEEKRHLVPIVSSPTLGPTSAIEEKVMKGIEENMLKLAEQDRGQVTEVKLKASNGIASWFGLKKSKLPALSRKPDIPPKVKDEKKGGEWRLNIPSKMAGSKSKGEGVGVESLNISMLMEKAEGLRRALEEERAYVNGVGGVGMDRSGRGHSCEVVMDQSQGQLAVMYRGARSDNFMQQLLNRVDGKDFSGISVAQRRLSFDCKTSRPFSRHTPSGEDMQKGSEHLISNVPSDENLADPVHSHHFAASGASTYTLDSGIGTFPLPNYCSGTPGRNLSKVRGAGAEHGSSGSPGRAGRRARTLDREPSSMEQCYTSHRELTAPVMYGSVLEGKGMPRQTAGVIHEDTEAYEAHMLSPRSKTWTFPNLKTPAGPTEMYLAVEEEVETAPYGSPFRGKACGTSGSRNIDPSSLPVPAQTGLSRRGKIHSTPSAPEMSLGQETGLELVRERPEEALSPSRPQVLETPESLSDSLYDSLSSCGSQG; encoded by the exons ATGCTAGGATATGAAGCAAG AACCATGTCTGATGAGACAGAACCGAGGATGTGTGATGAAAACCTGGAGTCAGACGAGGGAGATGTTGAGGACtacctggaggaagaggagaacagcGGAGAACTGATGGACCGACTCAGAGAGCTGGAG GCAGAAAACTCAGCTCTTTTGTTGGCCAATGAGAGTCAAAGAGAAGCATATGAGAGATGTCTGGATGAGGTGGCCAACCATGTGGTCCAAGCCCTCCTCAACCAAAAG GATCTGCGAGAGGAGTGCATCAAGCTGAAGATGCATGTGTttgacctggagagacagaacagagtgTTGTGTGAGCTCTTCCAACAGAAGCTACCCAACCAGTCAAGCTCTCAGGACCAG GTGCAGCCAGGACCCCTCCCAGTATACAATACACAGCTGCTGCACAATGTCTCTGACAAGCAGGTGGGGTCACAGTCACAGAGCGACGCACAAGCCAAG GGAAATGGGTTTCACCGCACACTGCCACAGGCCCCAGTAACTCCCCCCAGAGGCCCAGCCGCATCCATGGATGCCCTGTCCCCATTCTTCAAGAAGAAAGCACACATTCTGGAGGTCCTTCGAAAGATGGAGGAGACAGACCCCCTCAAGTTCCACCCCTCTGCAGGCAGCATCACCTTCTGTGACTACAGCCAGGTCCTGATGTCCACAGAGGCTGTCCTGGCTGCTGGAGACCTATGTAAGAAGCACCAGACACTCTGCTCCTGCTCAGATTCCGACATGCAACAACAGCAGCACATGAATGGTGAAGGGCAGTTATGTCCTACGCACCTCAAAAAGAGCACAGACAGTCCAGTCAAATGTAACTATGTTTGTGGTAGTCCTGCAAAGCTCAACTCGACCCCGAACAATGTCAAAGGCACATCCACCACAGCTGCTATCAGTGAATGCCACATCAAGAGCACATCAGTGGAGAAACAACAGACAATGAATGACCACCAGCAACCAGCAGGTCCTAACTCTTTCTTGTCAATCACAGTTGTAGATCAGACTAGTCCAGCCAATCAGGGCCCAGAGGCTGGATTAAAGACTGGGCAGGTCCaggacacagagaaggagagccgtCTTAAAGGGAAGTCTGATGAGGATGGTAGTTTGTTTACCTCCCAGCTGCCTGTCCCTGGAGTGAAGGACAACCCTCAGCTAGCATACTGTGAGCTGGAAACCAATGGGTTTCTCTTCTCTTCCAATGACAGTGATAACGTGTTGAGTGATGTAGTTATTCCAGAGAAAGACAGTGGCCCAGCAGAGGAGGGGGATTTCTCTGGGAGAATCAACGTTGCCCTCAGCCCCATCCCTTCATCATGTCTCAGCGACGTCAAAGCCGCTACCATCAATTCCCCGTCCAGGGTCCTCAAGTTCCTAAAGATCCCTACAATGGCAGAGAGAACCCAGGCAGGGGCCAGCCCTGTCCGTCTGAGCCCCCAGCTCACCCGCACGTCGAAGATCCCCTGTCGCACTAACAACTATGAGGTGTACCACTCCCCTGTCCCCTCACGCAGAGCCGCCACCACAGAAAGGACCAGgcaacctcctcctccacccgcCAGATCCGAGTCCTACCCAGCCACTACGCACTCAGCCTCAGCCCCCACCTCCCCGCCTCAGCCTGAGCATGCCTGCTCCCCTCCAGCCAAGGAGCTTTGCTACAGCAGCCTCTTGGCCCCCAAGACCAGCAATGGTGTCCCCGATCCACTGGCCCCTGGCACTTCGCAAACACCCAGGGCCTCTTTGCAGAAGGTCCCGTACTACGAAAACATGTTGGAACTTTCCACCTCGGCTCAGGTAGAAGAATCCAAGGTCCCAGAGAATGTAAACAAATCATCTTTCTCTCATACCATAACAGGAAGTGACAGGAAGCAAAGGAATTCACTACTACAGAAAGACAATGTCCTGAGTCTCCAGCAGCAGCATTTGTCCCCTGCTTCggactcctcatcctcttcctcatcctcctcatcttcGTCCGATCAGGATGGCAACACAGAGAGCCCAGTCTGGCACGGCCACCACAGTCTGCCCAACCCCTCTGCCTTCAGAGCAGCTCAGTCTCAGGGCATCCCAGCTCACTACGCCAGCATTAAAGACAGAGGATCACAGGACCAGGATACTAGAGAGGCCACAATACAGAACTGTGATCTCTCCCAGTCCCAGCCTCCAGTTCTCCCAGCCAAGAGACATGATCCCTCGTCCATTCCCAAGAGGCCTTCTGGGGTAGCAGGGCCAGGGAGGCAGCCAACCGAGTCTAGTCACACATTCAAAGACAGGCTGGCTGCACTTGGCAAGCTGAGGAGCTCAGAGGATTTACAAGTCAATGTGCTCCTGCCAGCAGACAAGCCAGAGCCTCAGAGTGAGGAGAGTATAGTCTATTTTAACGATGACAGGAATAAGACCGAGGAGAGCCCTGTGGATGGTAATTTAGAGGAGCAGAGACACTCGAAATATACAGACTCTCTGGACGGTAAGCTTAAAGGTATTCCTGGTAGCGTTGCTTTGAATTTCCCTGGTGGCTGTCAGTCCTACGATTCAGCAGCTAAGTCTGTCTTTGGCTCTTCAGTCGCCAAGGCAGAACTGgagacgctctcatccagagtGGGTGTGGCTAAGACGGACAGCCCCAAAGGTAAACTGGGCCTCCCGTCGCCAAACACTGACACTCCCATAGTTTTACGCAACAACATGAAATGCCCGGCTTCTCTGAACCTGTCTTACCATGGTAAACAACCTGCACCCAGCATCCCTTACAGCACCAGCAGCCCCAGCAAGGTCCCTCCTAAGTCCCCGTCTAAACCATGCCAGGGCCTGGCTCCCTCAGCTGGAACTGGGAGGCCCACCCTGGAGGCCCCAGCCCTGGTTCCCCGGTACTCCTCCAATTCAGAGGACAGGAGCAAACTCAACGCAAACAAGAGAAACACCCCAGTGCACGGTGACAGCCTTCCTCCCCCACTCCCAATGCCAATGTCAGAACCACAGCagcaggaggagaagagacacctTGTCCCTATTGTCTCCAGCCCCACACTTGGCCCCACGTCAGCCATTGAGGAGAAGGTGATGAAGGGTATCGAGGAGAACATGCTGAAGctggcagaacaggacagaggacag GTTACTGAGGTCAAACTGAAGGCCTCTAATGGGATCGCCAGCTGGTTTGGCCTGAAGAAGAGCAAACTCCCAGCTCTCAGCCGCAAACCAGACATACCACCTAAGGTCAAAGACGAGAAGAAAGGTGGAGAGTGGAGGCTGAATATCCCTTCCAAAATGGCGGGGTCTAAGTCtaaaggagagggggtgggggtggagagCCTAAATATCTCGATGCTGATGGAGAAGGCGGAGGGTCTGAGGAGAgctctggaggaggagagggcctACGTGAACGGGGTTGGGGGGGTCGGGATGGACCGATCTGGAAGGGGCCACTCCTGTGAGGTGGTGATGGACCAATCACAGGGCCAACTGGCTGTGATGTACAGGGGAGCGCGCTCAGACAACTTCATGCAGCAGCTACTGAACAG GGTGGATGGGAAGGACTTCAGTGGCATCAGTGTGGCTCAGAGACGCCTCTCCTTTGACTGTAAGACCTCCAGACCGTTCAGCAGACACACCCCCAGCGGGGAGGACATGCAGAAG GGTTCAGAACATCTGATCAGCAACGTCCCCTCAGATGAGAATTTAGCTGACCCAGTTCACTCTCATCACTTCGCAG cTTCTGGTGCTTCCACCTACACCCTGGACAGTGGTATTGGCACCTTCCCTCTGCCTAACTACTGTAGTGGTACGCCTGGGAGAAACCTGTCTAAGGTGAGGGGGGCTGGAGCTGAGCATGGCTCCTCTGGTTCTCCTGGCCGGGCAGGGAGGAGGGCTAGGACCCTGGACAGAGAGCCCTCATCCATGGAGCAGTGCTATACATCTCACAGAGAGTTGACTGCCCCGGTAATGTACGGGTCTGTACTGGAGGGGAAAGGCATGCCCAGGCAAACAGCTGGGGTCATTCATGAAG ACACAGAAGCCTATGAAGCTCACATGCTGTCCCCCCGCTCCAAGACCTGGACCTTCCCCAACCTGAAGACCCCTGCAGGGCCCACTGAGATGTACCTGGCCGTGGAAGAAGAGGTGGAGACGGCCCCCTATGGATCCCCattcagaggg AAGGCCTGTGGTACATCTGGATCTCGTAACATAGACCCCAGCAGTCTGCCGGTGCCGGCCCAGACAGGGCTGAGCCGACGGGGGAAGATCCACAGTACGCCCAGTGCCCCAGAGATGAGCCTTGGCCAGGAGACGGGCCTGGAGCTGGTGAGGGAGAGGCCTGAGGAGGCCCTCTCCCCTAGCCGCCCCCAGGTCCTAGAGACCCCCGAGTCCCTCAGTGACTCTCTCTACGACAGCCTCTCTTCCTGTGGCAGCCAAGGATGA